A segment of the Panicum hallii strain FIL2 chromosome 1, PHallii_v3.1, whole genome shotgun sequence genome:
CCCTCAGCAAGGGCTCGGGCCTCCTGCTCCACGCTCAGAGCTGACCGAGTCGCGGTGAGTCCCTGCTCGGCAGCAGTCGCGCACTCACGCTCATGAAGTACCGACTCCTGGGCAGCCTCCAATTCACGGCGCCACTGCCTCCTGCCCTAGTCAGGCGTGCTCCTCCCAGAGAAATTGGGACCATCTCAACGAAATCCTCTCCAAGTTCTTCAAAGCGAAGAGTCAGAAATGCCGAGACAGATTACCCACCATAAAAAAAAATGGAGGCAAGGAAGGGGCCGTTGAGACTCACCCGAGCAAAACTTAGCAGTTCACCTGTCGCGGTCTGCCAAGCGACCCTGACCTTATTGAGGGCTTCTATGAGCCCCGACTCTCTGGCAGCAAGCTCTCCACAGGACGACTGCCCGCTCAGCTCGAGAAGACCCTAGAGCTTCTCCTCCATCAACTAGGACAAACGGAGCCTCACCCAGTTTGCCAGGGTCGAGCCACACCCACTCGGCGATCAACCCACTCGCAGATCCGGACAGCCTAGAGGCCAGGACCATGTCCCGCTCCTGATTCCCCTCTAGTGCCGCCTGCAGCATTGAGGGATCTCTCTCCTGGTCGGGGTTTTCATCCCCTCGAGTCTGGACCTCCTAGCGTTCGGCGAGCAGCCCAGTCTTGATCTCCACGTCTGCGAGCGCTGGAGTGCCCCCCTCATCCTCCTCCAGCTGGGACCATGCTGAGGAACCAACTCCACCTCCACCTGGGGACTCGGGGGCCATgatttcctcctcccttcctgcaTTGGACGGGGGGAGGCATCGCCACGGTCACTCCTGCACCGAACTGTACGGGGATCGCCACCATCACCGGTGACCTGCTCGTAGAAGCTAATCCCCGGCCCCCTCCTTGGATTGGAGCAAACAATGCCGGGTTCGGCCTCCACGGTACTTGCTCAACACTAGGCTATAGGCTGGTCAACATCAAGGCACTACGAGAAAGAGCGGAATAAGCGAAAATATCCGGAAACAGGACCAAAGCTGCAAAATAATTCTCTTACCTTGACGCCCGGGCGAGTGGGGAAGTACAAAACTCCGGACGCCTCGACGGCGGTAGCGAGCCGAGCCGAGGCGTGTCAGCCGAGGCGGGGACCGACCCCGCTGCTCCCCCACCAGCCTGCGAAGTGCCATGTCTGGTGCACTCTGTAGGGAGCTAGGTACGGCATACTCCTGACCACTCGTCGGGTCGGCCGCACTAGCCATCTCCGGACGCGCCTCCGATATAGCGCACTCCGGTGACCGCACCACTTGGGCCtgcttcgcctcctcctcctacgCAGCCCCCATCGGTGGCGCGCTTTCTCGCCTCAGGAGCACTGGACGATGCCTCGGGGTCCTTCGTGTCCCCGACGCCCCGGCATCATGGGGTCCAATCACGAACATGGAGTCGGCCGACTCCACATCCTCCAACTCTTCACCGTCGTCGGAGTTGGACAAGGGCTCCGACTCGAGCTCTTCTTGGATGGCATCGCGTTCCTCCCCCATCCGGACCCGATGCTCGATCTTCATCTCCTTCTTCTGCCTCCTGTCTGCCTTCTcggccttcttcttcttcctgccCTAGAAGGCCTCTGCCTGGGCAGCTTGTTTGGCTGTGCCCGCTGCCCCCTTCAGGAGATGAGGGTAGGATTGGGGACAACCGAGTCCCTGGAAAAACAAGCTAAGGTCAGGAGCCGGTCGGGTGCACGAGGACCAGTAGGAAGGAGAGGGGAAAAACTAACCAGAACCGGTGGGTGTTCCTTGTCAAAGGCCTGCGGACCACCGACGGTCCGCTGATTCCCCACCTTGAGCACCACATCAAGCCACGACCACACCTCGTCGTTGGTCACTGCCGCCGTCGACACCCGGTCGGGATCCATGATGCCACTGTACTCCCACATCTTGGTCGTCCTAACGGCCAACGGGATGACACGACGGTACTATATGGTGCTTAAAAGATGCACCCCGTCGAGACCCTCCTTCGTGACGCGCTTCTGCAGCGTGACCTCGAGAAGCTCCACACGGCCCTTCTCCGCGGTGACCAGCCCCCATGTCCAACTATTCTTCTTTAAAAGGCGCACCCCCGTAAATGCCGGGAACAACATCTACGCCGGGTTCCTGATGTAGAACCATTCTTCATGCCACCCCCAGTTCGAATCCGCTGGGTGTACGCCGGGTAGTCCCCTGACGGGCGAGGCCTCTTTTGCAGGCCGAAGCCACCGACCGGCGCGAGCTCCATGTCCCCCTTCACTGTCAGGCCTCGACCGTGGAAGAAGGCTCAGAATAGATTCGCGTGCAGATCTATTCTGAGGAAACCCTCACAGAGCGTGACGAAGCTCGCAATGTGGAGCACCCTattcgggttgaggtgctgCAACTCCAGCTCTCACTCGTTCAGTAGATTGAGTAGGAACGGGTGCGCTGGGTACCCGAGGCTGCGCTCGTGGAACGCGACAAAGCTCATGATCTCACCGGCTTTGAGCTGTAGCTCCTCGTGCTCTACTGGGGGAGCCCTACAGTGTGCCATCGCTTTCGGCGGTAGCAATCCCTTCGCCGCAATGTCGATGGCCTCCATATCGACATTGTGGCCACAGGAGTGGGAACTGCAACAacttttttctctcttttcctccctttctccccctcttcctccttagACGCGACAAGGGTGGAGAAGGAAAGTGGTGGCGCTAGCAGAATAAAGGAAGAAGGATGGCACCGGCGGCTGGAGCAAAGGCAAGGGTGAGACGGATGAAGATGATGACCTCCGGCCCTTCCCCCATTTAAGGGCGCCTCGCGGAAGCCCAACTGACAAGACCCAGCACGCGGCACTGGGGCACACATGACCGCGCGTGCGTGCGAAAATAAGTTTCCTTGGGACACGCCCCCGATCAATAACTGCATTTAATTACTTGATTTTCGGAATATCCTAAGACCTGAAAGGGCACACGCCGATGGGTCCCGACTCGGGAACCCAACCAATCGAGGTTCGAAGGCCAGTCCACGGAGGACTCAAGGCCGCCTCACGTCAAACAGAGCCATGGGAGAAAACGCAGATGAGACCTAGCGACCCTTGCCTGACCTGCTCAGGTAGCGATTCGGATCATCTCAACCTTCTCGTCCGATCCGGACCTCTAGCCATGCCCACAGAATCTCCATGGAGGATAGGCCAACGGGCCACCTGAGTCGGTCAGATGACTCGGGCATCTGCTAGGAGGCGGGTCACGGAGTAGTGGAATGCCACCTATGGGCTATGCCGACCCCATCACGAACAACGGACCCAGATTCCACTCGGACGCCAGAAATTATGCCCGAGCACACCTGTTAGGAGCTCATCGAGCCCATCACTTGAGCCATCAAGGAAAGTGACACTGGCTCAGCCCCTCCAGCCGGGGAGACCGCGGACAGGGTCACCTCTACATGTGCACGCATACAATACACCCGACCCTACCGCTCCCCTTTATGACAAAAGCCGCGGCAATTCGGAGTACCATGTTCCTACTCGGAAAGGACGACAAACTTCCAGCCCTCGATCGGACTCGTAGTCAGGCGCAGCAGAAACAAAGTACTCCAGAATAAATGCACTTTATTCTTGGCAAATAAGTATTACAAAAGTACAGTCGGCCCAGGGCTGTTCCAAAGTACAAAAACCCGTTACCACCACAAGGTTGGCAAGAAATCCCTAAGGAGGGCTGCTGCAAGTGCGGAAAGGTTGGCAAGAACTTTTTCCTCGCAAGCCTTCTTCTTACACCCCCTTCCTCAAGGACGACCTGGCAGGGGACGCCGACGAGCAGTCCACTCGCCGCTGCCGTCAACTGAACTCCCTCGCCGTCTCAAGCGACACCGAGGAGCTGTTTCGCTCAGGCAACTCCCGCAGGCACGCCTCGCACTAGGAAGGGATGAGGAGTTCCTCCCCGTACCCGGATCCGACCGGTGGAAGCACCGATACATCCACCGCCGGGAGCCGACACCTCCCCCATGGTCGCCTAGGGCGCCTGGGGAAGCTGCAACGACTGCCCAACAGAGACGGTGCCCTGCCTGCGCACCTGCTTCCCTTGATCATCTGAGCGAAATGCTCAGAGGATCGAGCTTGGGAAAAGCCCGAGCGAACGGCGTCGCCCGCGTGCTATCCCCTGCTGCTCGCAAGCATTCTTCTAGCACCAGATGGTGAAGGAACCACCGACTCCGTCAGGCGGACGCACACTGGGTAAGAGCAACTCCATTATACAACACAAGGTTCACCCACGACTCGGGTTCTGGATGAGTTCAAAAATGGAGCCCCGGAGGCCTCCATTTATAGCCACCCAGGCACCTCCCTGTCTTGCGAGCCAGCTTCACCACGTGGCGCACGGCTCCGCCTCAAAAGGATGGAAACCCTCACTGGGGAAACATGGAGGAACTCCCCCACGGTGGGCCGATGTGACGGATTTGGCAGGCCTCGATATTCCACACCAAAAGTAGGCGGTGGTACCACTGCGGCGCACTCATTACATGGTCCAGACCAAGGCAACCCCGATTTACTCACGGTCACAGGGGGAGCCTCTCCTGTGTTGTGTCTCTTTGCAGCTGAGGCAGAGCGATGCGACCTCTCACTCTGAGCTAAAAGCACGACGCAATGAGAATAGCGCCTTCGTGATTAAACAAATCACAAAGCCGCCCTCCTAGGCCGTCACTTCCTGCTGGCACTCTGGATAGTCTAAGACAGTGCATGGATCAAACGACCGCCCTCCTAGGCCGTGACTTTCTCCAGGCCACCCAAGCCCACAGTTCCGACTAGCCGACTGGTCGACAGGAGCCTCGACCCGCGTCCCCAACCGAGTGGACGACCAGGGCCTAGGTCCGTACCATGGTCCTGATCTGGGGCACCGACCGGACTCCGCCACGCATGTGTTACTTTCCCCCGACTAACGAGGTCGGGGGCCGGTCGGACCTCGCACACTGACCATCTCCGGGAGTAGGTGCTGAGGATAAGGACAAACGCACCAGAGTCAACTACCGTATAGGACCAGCCACTCTCCCCACGGGGTTACAGTCCCCCTTACTGCCACTACAGGGGGACACTATTTTATCTGCTCGTCCTTGCGAAGGGACGGGACACAACGTCATCACGACGCAGAGGGCACGCCCCCATCATTGGCGGAATGATAGGGCATAACGCTGAGGACGGAGCGTGACCACCATACCGTACCTACCAGCGCACGCCTACCTCTCCGATTGGCAGAGCACGACGCACACGGACAGAACAACACGGCCACTCCGCGAGACGGGACTTGGACAGTGGCCGCCCGAGGACTCCGACTGACAAAGTTGGCGATCCCGACTGATAGAGCTGACGACCCCAACTGGCAGGGCTaggaactctctctctctctctctctctctctacctgCGTTTTTCTACCTCTAGTTCCCCTGCAAAGAAGACCCGcgttgaactataaaagggagggttaGCCGCCTAGGAAAGAGGACTGAAATTCAATATATTCATCCTCCACTTGAAAGATTGTAACTCCCCAACTTTCacgagcacctgggctcaagcaatacattcGACCAACCCTGACTGGATGTAGGGTACATTTACCTAAatcagtataaatcttgagttatTATGTGTTAGGTCACCTCCGATCACAATGCACCGTACACAATCCAAGTAGGTTTAACTGCCGGCTATTTCCAGAACCGACACTTTGTGTGGATAATCGagcaatttctttttttttcctcttcTATCTAAGTAGGTGTGAACACCAGCACTCCAATagctgttttttttttaaataaaGCAGGAGCACTGCACTGCACTGCATTTAAGAAGGAAGCAGGTGGAAGGTTACATGGTTGTGATTACATAAAACCAAGAAAACTCACGCAGAAAACAGAAAGAAGCACTTTTGATTGTGCATGCTCTGCTGTACAGTAGAAGAGTAGTCCTGTTTTATGTCTATGACGGTGCACAGATATTCAGTCCGAGAAAAAGGATTATTTGTTCGGTAAGACAGAATCATAAATCTGCACATGGTCAGTTCGTCTCCTCAGATCGTACTAGCTGGTGCTCAGTAGTACTACCTTGGTTCCTTGAGATCCATTTTCCCAGGTCCCTTGACAGCGAGGATATAGCTGCAGGGAACAAAGTCATCAGGTCAACAAAACATGCATGGAAATCCTGATCGTAGCAGTTAGTCTGAGCATATCTTGATCCGCTACACAGAATTAAATTTATGCTCGGCTTTCAAGGTACATGGAGATCAAGATGAATTGTTTCATCATGGTTTAGGCTTTCAGTAGCCTGTTCGAGTTAAGAAGACTCACCACTAAAACAGCAGAACAAGTCTAGTAAACATGAATCGATCGAAAACCACAAGCAACTAAATCTGCAACTAGAGGAAGTAGAGCCCTGTTGattcctttttttttcaggCATGAACACAAACAGCTTATGTAGCTGTGAATGCTCCATTGCACAAGTGAAGATTATACTAATCTGGTTTCGCAATCTATGATGGTGCAAGTTTAGCCCCCATAGAGCCGCACATGGTCTGGTCGTCATCTCAAATCGTACACTGGTTTGGTAGGACAACATTACAGGAGCATGGAACCGCACATGGTCAGGTCTTCACAGATCGTACAACCACTGCTCCTTGAGATCCATCCATGTCGCAAATCTCCATGACAGAGAGGATATACCTGCAGGCGGACATACCTCAAGTAAAACAAAACATTTATACAGCAGTAGTCGCAGCGCATTACCAGATGTTGATTAATCGATTAATATTCACTTACAGAAATGGGCCTCATCGTTCATTACACGTTGTGTCCATTATCACATCAGCCCCCTTGATTGATTAAATTTGTCAATCCAAAGAAAACAGGTGGCCTGCACGATCAAGCCTAATCCAATCAGCGCCTGCGTGCGACGAGGATGGAGCTCCAAGGGGAACGTCACTTCGTGGATCAGCAGCAACAGTAACAAACTGTAGCGCTGCCTGTTGTCTGAATGCTTGGCAAACATGAATTTGGACCTTTAATCCGAGCATAGGAACATCCTTACGCCACTTCACATTTTCTTTCCTGTTGTCTGTTTATGTACAGTTTGTTACTTAGATCTGAATCAGACTTTCAGGAATGGGACAGGTCCCTAGCACACTCTGGGCACCTCTAGTTGTGAAATACTCTTCTGCTTAAGTTGCCAGTACTGCTGTCATTTTCTTGCCAATAAAGTAGGAGTAAAGCGAGCAAAAACAACACCTTCCAAACTTGAATTTTGAAAACCCTATATCAAGTGAAAACGAACCAGAAAGTAAACCCGCTAAACATCGAAAGAAATGTTCCAAAAAGGCAAACCGGGATTCAAATCCTTAATGAGCTCCAAATACTCATTGAACAATCTGCTCGTTAAGAAAAGCTAAATAACTCTTGCTGATTTAAGCTTTTACAACCTGTTCCAGTTAAGGAATTACAACTAAAAACCACAACAGAAGTCTACAAAACATCAGCAAACCCAGCAAGTAATATGACTGCTACTAAAATGGTAGAAAACAAAGAGATATGTATTATTATTGTTGGTTCAAAATACCATAAGATATTGTCTCCTCTGACAAGGGTGTCTAATAAATGATCTTTACCAGGCATAGTGTCCAAAAATTTACAGAATAGTTATCCAAATCTTGTTCAGAAACAGGTAGCAACTTGCAGCTACATGTATCTCCAATACAATGTTTGGAAAGGCAAAAGCTGcatgtatatatatgtgtgtgctGAACTACCTGAATTTACTAATAAAGCAACTGCATTTTCATCACCTTTCCAACCTAAATCATAAAAGCGAAGTAAATGTCTAGCAGCATTGCAGTCTAATAATAGAATCAAACAACATAAGAAAAGGTTCTAATAAATTATTCTCCAGAATCAGAGACTCTTTAGAACAGTAGAAGCATTCCTACAATTAGCAACCTGGGTTGTGAAGGGACAAAATATTCATTCCGGTCACAAATGATGAAGCATTGTATAAAATTATCTGTTATAATGACCATGACATCACAACATGTTGGACCCTCAAAAAAAATAGCTTGCTTCAATATATTGGTCTGAATGTCTGAATGACAAAAAGAAGTAAACATTTCCCAAACAATGTAGCAGCGAGCCATCAATCTATCAACAGTAAAAATCACATGAAGAAACATAATAACAACAGGCACTATAAGATGCTATGGTCATTCCACCTTTAATTGCGGTTTAGGATTTAGGAATTGATGCAAGTAACCAACAAAAGTTGAACTGCTGGAGACAAACGAGATGAGGTGTTTCCTAAACAAAACCAGGGTCACTAAGTACCACGCTGtcttttattttatcattatttCTCATGTAAGTGGTTGATGTATATGTACTATCCTTTGTTTCATAGTAACTTGCTACTTCAAAATAACTATCAGAATACTGGTTCTAATTTAAATGGGAAATAACATAGAAGTTACCAAACCATGAATTATTTTTTACTAAGACATGAAAGAAGACAATGAGAAAATACCACCAAATGAAGATGAGAAGCTAAATCAGGATACATCCTACTTGACACATTGTAATAAGTAACGAAGTTCGAAGCATACGGTGCTATACCGGCAGAAATTAGATGCGGGGAAATCTTAATGAATGTTTAGATACATTTAATTAGCGATCAACATGCTTCATTAATTCAACCATGGAAGACAAAAGGTGAAGATTAAAGAGAACTATAACTACTACAATGCACAAGATCCACATATTAGTGATATTTGTCCCGCTAGAACCTAGCACCAAAAATGAAATGCAATAAAGTACAAAAGTGATGCTATTTTCAGATTTGATCTCCTATCATGTTTAACTCCATAACAAACAAAGATCGCAACCTCTACCTGTTACATAGCAATAACGATTGGTGAACAAAAGGAAAAGGGAGAGAAAGAGAGTGGAAACTAGAACAACAATGTCCCCATATCACAAGATGCTCTGACCCTGTTGATAGCCAAAGCAAGTATGAAAATATCATACCACCAACTCATCTGAATCATCAAGAAGCCATCGATATTCTGGCCTTCATATCTAAGTTCTCCACATCATTAATTGGCCTGGTTGTCTGATCCCTGATCCTCTTAATCTTGGGGCTTTCCAGCCCCTTGTGTGAGAAACCATACAGCCGAAGCACCTGGTTATCAGCAAAATTGAACGCTCGCTCCATGCTCTTGAGGCAGCGCTCCACTGGGTAATCTCCATAGCTCCCGCATGGCTTGCACCCAACAAAGTGTGTCACAAAAGGCCACCGCTCATCACCAAGCCCTGGGTGGTGATTCTCCATCATCTCCTCATACTTGTCCACCAGCCCAGCCCAGAAGCCATGCAAGTAGTAAGAATTCTCTATGAACACCTTGTCCATCCACTTATCCTTTTGCGAGAGCAAGAGGTAAATCAACGCCGACTGGTCGTCAGCCTCAAATGCTGGCCGGCCCTTGAGGTTCGCCGTGAGTACCTTGCCGGCCTGGTCACGGATGAACCCCTTGGGCCCCATGGGTGCCCACGCGTCCAGGAGGTCAAGCGACCACTGGCAATTCCGGAAGAGGAAGCTGCCTGTGTTGAGCGCGATCCAGGAGTGCTTCTCGAAGAGCAGGTCTTGGTACCCGTGGATGATGAGGTTGTGACCCTCGTAGCGCGACAGGGGCAGCTCGAATGCCATGTCGGTGAAGAGCGCGTCGCTGTCCATCCACCAGATCCACTCGACCTCCGGGTGGGAGAGCatgaggcggcggagcaggggcagCTTGGCCCAGTATCCCGCGAGCTCGGTGTCGAGGTGCGCGAGGTTGTGGACGATCTCGATGCCGTGGAGGCGGCAGTAATCGATCTTGTTCTTGGTGGACTTGAGCAGGTAGTGGTCGCCGAGCGGGTTGTCGCAGGGCCCCGGCTGGGAGCCAGTAACGAGCATTATCCTGGGCTTCCCCCCGGCAACAGTGGCCGGGAACCCCGGATTCTGGGCGAGCCATTCACGCCGCTGCTCGTCCCAGTCGGAGATCTTGGGCCCGAGCGTGTACTTGCCCGCGGCGGCCTCGTACGCCGCTGCGGCCTCGGCGGCGCTGAGCGCGGAGGCGTTGAACCCGGAGGCGGCGCTG
Coding sequences within it:
- the LOC112901471 gene encoding probable glycosyltransferase 2, coding for MGQEGMGYNSKGGGGGGGGLPMTAPRPRGASPLGHHHSRSRKIHRTFNNLKITVLCGLVTILVLRGTIGLNLSLPSQPSDAEALAGAKAVEDIDRILREIRSDSGPDPDDEGGDFSAASGFNASALSAAEAAAAYEAAAGKYTLGPKISDWDEQRREWLAQNPGFPATVAGGKPRIMLVTGSQPGPCDNPLGDHYLLKSTKNKIDYCRLHGIEIVHNLAHLDTELAGYWAKLPLLRRLMLSHPEVEWIWWMDSDALFTDMAFELPLSRYEGHNLIIHGYQDLLFEKHSWIALNTGSFLFRNCQWSLDLLDAWAPMGPKGFIRDQAGKVLTANLKGRPAFEADDQSALIYLLLSQKDKWMDKVFIENSYYLHGFWAGLVDKYEEMMENHHPGLGDERWPFVTHFVGCKPCGSYGDYPVERCLKSMERAFNFADNQVLRLYGFSHKGLESPKIKRIRDQTTRPINDVENLDMKARISMAS